The proteins below are encoded in one region of Neoasaia chiangmaiensis:
- the efp gene encoding elongation factor P, which produces MKQQANLIRAGQVIEHEGRRWTVLKQQIITPGKGGAFIQVEMRDLNTGNKTNERWRTADSVERLMTEDKDYNYSYEDGDNIVLMDPETFEQVMLHKDIFGDQLPFLQDNMPLNVKLVEGDPVGVSLPPQVTLEIVEADPVVKGQTASSSYKPAVLSNGVKTMVPPFIEAGERVVIRTEDASYVERAKG; this is translated from the coding sequence ATGAAACAGCAGGCGAACCTCATTCGCGCCGGTCAGGTCATCGAGCACGAAGGCCGTCGCTGGACGGTCCTCAAGCAGCAGATCATCACGCCCGGCAAGGGCGGTGCCTTCATCCAGGTCGAGATGCGTGATCTGAACACGGGGAACAAGACCAACGAACGCTGGCGCACGGCCGATTCGGTCGAGCGCCTGATGACGGAGGACAAGGATTACAACTACTCCTACGAGGACGGCGACAACATCGTCCTGATGGATCCGGAGACCTTCGAGCAGGTCATGCTGCACAAGGACATCTTCGGCGACCAGCTGCCTTTCCTCCAGGACAACATGCCGCTGAACGTCAAGCTGGTCGAAGGCGATCCGGTCGGCGTGTCCCTTCCGCCGCAGGTCACGCTGGAAATCGTCGAGGCCGATCCGGTCGTCAAGGGCCAGACCGCCAGCTCCTCCTACAAGCCGGCTGTCCTGTCCAATGGCGTCAAGACCATGGTGCCGCCGTTCATCGAGGCCGGCGAACGCGTGGTCATCCGCACGGAAGACGCCAGCTACGTGGAGCGTGCAAAGGGCTGA
- a CDS encoding inositol monophosphatase family protein: protein MRLSPHMTVMQNAAQKAARRLLRDFAEVEQLQVSIKGPGDFVSQADLRAETTIREELARARPGYAFLMEESGASGGDNWTWRWIVDPLDGTSNFLHGIPQWAISIGLQRKLSDGLTEMAAALVYNPVNNEMFWAEKGVGAFLNERRLRVSARREMSEALFATGIPFAKVPAQRRLPFARTLGALMPQVAGIRRFGAAALDLAWVAAGRYEGFWEIGLKPWDCAAGLLLVREAGGYATDPEGHEITDLDDDVNVVAGNAHLHGPLRNIVHEALTRKA from the coding sequence ATGCGCCTGTCCCCGCACATGACCGTCATGCAGAACGCTGCCCAGAAAGCGGCCCGACGCCTGTTGCGCGATTTCGCAGAAGTCGAGCAACTGCAGGTCAGCATCAAGGGGCCGGGCGATTTCGTATCGCAGGCCGACCTGCGCGCGGAAACGACGATCCGCGAGGAACTTGCACGCGCGCGTCCGGGCTACGCTTTCCTGATGGAGGAAAGCGGTGCTTCGGGCGGTGATAACTGGACATGGCGCTGGATCGTCGATCCGCTGGACGGCACATCGAATTTCCTGCATGGCATCCCGCAATGGGCCATCTCGATTGGCTTGCAGCGCAAGCTCTCCGATGGCCTGACGGAGATGGCGGCCGCGCTGGTCTATAACCCGGTCAATAACGAGATGTTCTGGGCGGAAAAAGGCGTGGGCGCCTTCCTAAACGAGCGCCGTCTGCGTGTCTCCGCGCGGCGCGAGATGTCCGAGGCGCTTTTCGCAACAGGCATTCCCTTCGCGAAGGTCCCCGCGCAACGTCGCCTGCCGTTCGCCCGCACGCTCGGCGCGCTGATGCCGCAGGTCGCCGGCATCCGTCGCTTTGGCGCCGCGGCGCTCGATCTCGCCTGGGTGGCGGCAGGTCGCTACGAAGGGTTCTGGGAAATCGGCCTCAAGCCCTGGGATTGCGCGGCGGGGCTTCTACTAGTGCGTGAAGCCGGCGGCTATGCCACCGACCCCGAAGGTCATGAAATCACCGACCTCGACGATGACGTGAACGTGGTGGCGGGCAATGCTCATCTGCATGGTCCGCTGCGCAACATCGTGCACGAGGCACTGACCCGCAAAGCCTGA